Genomic segment of Plasmodium brasilianum strain Bolivian I chromosome 8, whole genome shotgun sequence:
aagaagcaaaatatagacaaagcaacaataacaataaatataaaaataaatgtaaatataacaatGTTAATGAGATAACTAAGAAATAAGgagaaatttttaaaggaaaagaaaaaaaaaaaataaaaaaaaaaataatcatgCAAGCCATCTAACAGAATACGAGATATACCAAATCATTTTAAACCTTTTTATCGTTTTtactgcaaaaaaaaataaagatattgtatatacatatatatacacatatacgtatatatgtatacgtatatgtctatatttatatactcgTGGCGCATTCAAAATGATTCCAAGTAATGATAGTGCACTCATCAACATAAAGAAGATGAGGAACGACTTTGTAAGAAGCATTGTGAAAGATgaagaatacaaaaaaaaagatgacaaaaaaaaagaaatagtaaAATCTTGCAAAAGTTATAAAGATTTCTGCAATATTGTAAGTTGTGTAAGTATGAAACCGGTtagaaaatatgaagaaaaggTTACATACGAAGATTATGTAAACTTTAACTTTTCTTCACATAATTCTAAAATAGAAAgcaccaaaaaaaaaaatagaaaaaactataattttttcgtaAGTAGACAGTTCAAACTTAATAACCAAATGGACGAATTTTCTCCTTTGAATTATGAAAGATACAAAACCCGCAGGGAAATAGAGCAGTTTCTGTACAATACGCAACCTTCTCCATGCATatctacatatacatatatacatatgtttattttttactattttccTCGATCTTATATGTGCTCATATACGCATACACTGCACGGTATTCCTTTCCCGTTCCTTCCCTTTGACTTCTGACAACATATGTTTCCTATTCCAAAcatgtttgttttttaatattcatttttaagaaGCCGATTTTTTTCAAACGTTCCCATCTCTTTTTCCATAATATTTTAGATATATCCTGAACGACCATAAAgataattatgataaattCATAAAGGACCATTATAATTGTGATGATATGAAGGATATCATAagtttcattaaaaataaatgggaACTACTGTTCGATAGTGATCCAGCACTGGCAGGAGATGATCGAGCAGAAAACCATGAAACAAGAGAGGAAAACAACCAACTAAACGATGAAAATTGTCAAGCAAACAGTGAAGAgcaaaatttcaaaatattaaatttggTCAACTTTCTCTTTTGGCTTTGTAAGCGCTGGTGCTGCCAAAATTTCTCAGCGTACTTTACACAAGACGAATTAGCTGATATCAACGCAAATGTTCATACTATAACTCAAAGAttagaaaatgtaaattgTGTCAACAACTATaaggataataaaataattgagATGATcaattatatcaaaaaaaacaatttctaaataagaaaaaaaaaaaacaaaaaaaacgaaaaaaattgGCACACAACACATGTTGCATTTCACATAATCTAATTAATGAAAAGTATTACAATATTAATCACACCctatataatgttatatcaccaattttttttttttttttttggtttcaATTATAAATAACGGACGAGTGTAAATAATTTACCCCACACTtctaaaatttaattaatgaccttatatataaaatcagCACGATTAACTTTATCTTAatgatttttaaaagtttgtTTAAAAGATTTTACTTACAcgatatacatttaaaaatatatatttaataatactgCGTTTTTCcatgcattttttatattaatataagtttattgtgcgtatttttatttttttttttttattttaatcttTCTCAATAcgtgataaaaaaaaaaaaaaaaaattatatatatatatatatatatacataggaagaaaaaaaaaaaaaggaacaggTACTCTTACGCATAGCCAAAATTTTCTAAAACTTTTCGTTGTTCTggattaattaaatttaatgcCTCagtttttaattcttttttttcattcaacTTTTTAACttcctttttataataatttttcgtaACTTTTTTCCTTagcttttcattttttttaacaagtTCATCATAATTCCAACCAACTCTTGAACTCAGAGTGCCAAGTCTACAATATCTTCTATTCTTTTTCAATCTGAATGCTCGTAAGGCACTGGGTAaaacatatttcttttttttatcatatggATATGGCATACCAAGGAATACCTTTAATTTCTTCAAAgcaatttttcctttatacGTTTTGTGTGGTAACATACCTCTAACACATCTCCACAAAATCTTTGATGGTTCTCTCAAATGGAATGGTCCCTTTTTCGGGTTTGTGTTCGTTCTTAGTCTTAAAAATTCCTGATACTTAAGTCTATTCCTGTATAAACTACCTGATATGTTAATATCTTCACACCTAACCGCAACTATTCGCTGACCATTCAATAATTCCTTTGCTATTATGGACGCGAGTCTACCTAACATATGTCCCTTACAGTCAATTACGTAAACCTGCGATGAGAGCAAATTAGATTGTAATGATTTTCAAT
This window contains:
- a CDS encoding dynein attachment factor-domain containing protein, with product MIPSNDSALINIKKMRNDFVRSIVKDEEYKKKDDKKKEIVKSCKSYKDFCNIVSCVSMKPVRKYEEKVTYEDYVNFNFSSHNSKIESTKKKNRKNYNFFVSRQFKLNNQMDEFSPLNYERYKTRREIEQFLYILNDHKDNYDKFIKDHYNCDDMKDIISFIKNKWELLFDSDPALAGDDRAENHETREENNQLNDENCQANSEEQNFKILNLVNFLFWLCKRWCCQNFSAYFTQDELADINANVHTITQRLENVNCVNNYKDNKIIEMINYIKKNNF
- a CDS encoding 60S ribosomal protein L13 encodes the protein MYKKVYVIDCKGHMLGRLASIIAKELLNGQRIVAVRCEDINISGSLYRNRLKYQEFLRLRTNTNPKKGPFHLREPSKILWRCVRGMLPHKTYKGKIALKKLKVFLGMPYPYDKKKKYVLPSALRAFRLKKNRRYCRLGTLSSRVGWNYDELVKKNEKLRKKVTKNYYKKEVKKLNEKKELKTEALNLINPEQRKVLENFGYA